One genomic region from Augochlora pura isolate Apur16 chromosome 7, APUR_v2.2.1, whole genome shotgun sequence encodes:
- the Aptx gene encoding aprataxin — MKRKPKTTSTDATAPKKHHWATGLLVSMEDPVLKVKEDDKVVVIKDKYPKAQFHYLVLPKANIPSIWHVKKENESLLNHMADVGEALTKEHKDFEFLIGYHAVPSMQRLHLHVISTDFNSPCLKTKYHWNSFTTPFFLHSTDICNQLREKGELQRLKSEDSAEHLNTPLKCHKCPETPKNMPELKRHLLSHLPDQRNIVPPK, encoded by the exons ATGAAACGGAAGCCGAAAACCACGTCGACCGATGCGACGGCGCCGAAGAAACACCATTGGGCGACCGGTTTGCTTGTGTCTATGGAGGACCCGGTGCTGAAGGTCAAAGAGGATGACAAAGTGGTCGTTATTAAAGACAAATACCCGAAGGCACAGTTCCATTACCTGGTCTTACCGAAAGCAAACATCCCCTCGATTTGGCACGTGAAGAAGGAGAACGAAAGCTTGCTGAACCATATGGCCGACGTCGGCGAAGCTCTAACGAAAGAGCACAAAGACTTCGAATTTCT tatCGGATACCACGCCGTGCCAAGTATGCAGCGGTTACATTTGCACGTTATAAGCACCGACTTCAACAGCCCCTGTCTGAAGACCAAATACCATTGGAACTCGTTCACTACGCCCTTCTTCTTGCACTCGACAG ACATCTGCAACCAGTTGCGGGAGAAGGGCGAGTTGCAGCGATTGAAGTCCGAGGACAGCGCCGAGCACCTGAACACGCCCCTAAAGTGCCACAAATGCCCTGAAACTCCAAAAAACATGCCCGAATTGAAAAGGCACTTGTTGTCGCATTTGCCGGATCAAAGGAATATCGTCCCGCCGAAATAA
- the LOC144472334 gene encoding uncharacterized protein LOC144472334 isoform X2 produces MAEGNQSPPKAEVDDSPLQHAMDRNKESLKVKLMLRRPINQLVAQGIMPPLKTPPAFHEQRKQLERAKTGDLLKAKIQQRPGRDELVRQHILEDVGHVDPSLAERQRMLKKARLADQLNDQLSHRPGPLELIQKNILHTEEPIERAVKEGHIPFKATCEGQVTKPQHPDHYITFEDDSQSSEGASSPQLESRSDVLETAAASAGIVTVSLSIPTTGGAVVVSSTSPVFQQASNESTIQTFAELCNTVVSSQQQQQQQQQQQQQQQQQQHQQHQQHQQQHQQHQQQQQQVQHSQQHASTQASQTNGPSTTLLPLAPAPSPMSLGSTTSSLSPLSNISIASPPAPPPAAITPRPQPSPIAASTCQRSDAPGKDKNRKKSKTKSQPKTRTIKFHEYKGPPNAQKTSVSSTTSGLGSAPPGETSYELLLQQQQLFLQWQLEWQHKYPQIILPAAQKPLSLNSSGASDAGSISGSSANAPSPAPSNSSNNPSEQPPLRPLGKLEEMKVSDLKVELKRRNLPVSGSKPQLIERLKPFTELSSGNSTSSSNGPHVTHMGHILMDTPGPVTSDESSSHAKSPGSAIKDEPNSPRLDSPHGSEQDDPSSPPGDDIIKEQRKRIEELQRELYKSQQQLQQIRQTQPTTVHAEKLVLQQHIQNKMQQQQLALHLQHLQHLQQQQAQQQQQQQQQQQQHSQQQTQQQTQQQHAAFQQLNAKASLAAYLQAQPNNTAILDSSTLTAINNKKNQAKNSATVQIPTAIVLNLAKPAKLNGSLLGALVAQAQAQQQQQQTVVAEDGKPPPPQYDEAAKLLKVKIEPVQKNHIKSQVVDDVLEILIKNGELPPSAAQDPATPTTPNRQLQQNLVFTAPADSQTHSLVFTAASPISPISPIAMEVSQSDCLQQQEEMSSFNTDLLTSEAELDTAMLLSPQSAHQASPDPQPPQEVTSSDNANLDLKELGLDLETLDTMDFGQLDCDLGVKMEAPQELMDIGDMPMDMDDPDWLDSLMPQSPPASSTTMSNHQPASSMCLSSGTDIYDPLLASSQDPFDLFNMEDTDFKMSSDLSLTWDKVDFAT; encoded by the exons CGCTGAAGGTGAAGCTTATGCTGAGGCGACCAATCAACCAGCTGGTTGCGCAAGGCATCATGCCAC CTTTGAAGACACCGCCAGCGTTCCACGAGCAACGCAAGCAGCTGGAGCGGGCAAAGACCGGCGATCTGTTGAAGGCGAAGATCCAGCAGAGACCGGGCCGGGACGAGCTGGTCAGGCAGCACATCCTGGAGGATGTGGGTCACGTGGACCCGAGCCTCGCCGAGAGGCAGAGGATGCTGAAGAAGGCCAGGCTGGCAGATCAGCTGAACGACCAGCTCAGTCATCGGCCGGGACCGCTCGAGCTGATACAGAAGAATATTCTCCACACAGAGGAGCCGATAGAAAGGGCGGTCAAAG AGGGCCACATTCCCTTCAAGGCCACATGCGAGGGCCAGGTGACGAAGCCCCAGCACCCGGACCACTACATCACCTTCGAGGACGACTCGCAGAGCTCGGAGGGCGCGTCCTCGCCCCAGCTGGAGTCACGGTCGGACGTCTTGGAGACGGCGGCCGCATCCGCTGGGATCGTTACCGTTTCGCTTAGTATTCCGACGACCGGCGGCGCCGTGGTCGtctcgtcgacgtcgccggTTTTCCAACAGGCGTCGAACGAATCGACGATACAAACGTTCGCTGAGCTCTGCAACACTGTGGTCAGctcgcagcagcagcagcaacagcaacaacagcagcagcaacaacagcagcagcagcaacatcAACAACACCAACAACACCAGCAGCAACATCAGCAGCatcagcaacagcagcaacaggTTCAGCACAGTCAGCAGCATGCTTCGACGCAG GCGAGTCAGACGAACGGGCCGTCGACGACCCTCCTTCCACTGGCGCCGGCGCCCAGTCCGATGTCCTTGGGCTCGACGACGTCCAGCCTGAGTCCCCTTTCCAATATCTCGATAGCGTCGCCCCCGGCACCACCGCCGGCCGCCATCACCCCGAGACCGCAGCCGAGCCCGATCGCCGCGTCCACGTGTCAGAGGAGCGACGCGCCCGGCAAGGATAAGAACAGGAAGAAGTCGAAGACCAAGAGCCAGCCGAAGACGCGCACCATCAAGTTCCACGAGTACAAG GGCCCGCCAAACGCGCAGAAGACATCGGTGTCGTCGACGACTTCCGGCCTCGGCTCGGCGCCGCCCGGCGAGACCAGCTACGAGCTGCTGCTCCAGCAACAGCAGCTCTTCCTCCAATGGCAGCTCGAATGGCAGCACAAG TATCCACAGATCATCCTACCGGCAGCACAAAAGCCATTGTCCCTGAACAGCAGCGGCGCCAGCGACGCCGGAAGCATCAGCGGGAGCAGCGCGAACGCGCCCAGCCCAGCGCCCTCGAACTCGTCGAACAACCCCTCCGAGCAGCCGCCGCTGAGGCCTTTGGGGAAGCTGGAGGAGATGAAAG TAAGCGATCTCAAGGTGGAGCTGAAGCGTCGAAACTTGCCGGTGTCCGGCTCGAAGCCGCAGCTGATCGAGAGATTAAAGCCGTTCACGGAGCTGTCCAGCGGCAACTCGACGTCCAGCTCGAACGGGCCGCATGTGACGCACATGGGTCACATACTGATGGACACCCCGGGGCCGGTCACATCCGACGAGTCCAGCTCCCACGCCAAGAGCCCCGGCTCCGCCATTAAGGACGAGCCGAACAGCCCGCGGTTAGATTCACCGCATGGCAGCGAACAGGACGATCCGTCGAGCCCGCCAG GAGACGACATAATCAAGGAGCAAAGGAAGCGGATAGAGGAGCTCCAACGCGAGCTCTACAAGTCTCAGCAGCAACTCCAGCAGATCCGGCAGACACAGCCGACCACGGTCCACGCGGAGAAGCTGGTGCTCCAGCAGCACATACAGAACAAgatgcagcagcagcagcttgCCTTGCATCTGCAGCACTTGCAGCATCTGCAGCAGCAACAggcgcagcagcagcaacagcaacaacaacagcagcaacagcatAGTCAGCAGCAAACCCAGCAACAGACGCAGCAGCAACACGCCGCGTTCCAGCAGCTGAACGCGAAGGCCAGTCTCGCGGCGTACTTGCAGGCGCAGCCGAACAACACCGCCATTTTGGACTCCTCCACTTTGACCGCGATCAACAACAAGAAGAACCAAGCGAAGAACAGCGCAACCGTGCAGATCCCGACGGCGATCGTCCTGAACCTGGCGAAACCGGCGAAACTGAACGGCTCGCTGCTGGGTGCTTTGGTGGCGCAGGCGCAGGctcagcaacagcagcaacagacCGTTGTTGCTGAGGATGGGAAACCGCCGCCGCCACAGTACGACGAAGCTGCGAAACTGCTGAAG GTGAAGATCGAGCCGGTCCAGAAGAACCACATCAAGAGCCAGGTGGTGGACGACGTGCTGGAGATCCTGATAAAGAACGGCGAGCTACCGCCGAGCGCGGCGCAGGACCCGGCGACGCCGACGACGCCGAACAGGCAGCTGCAGCAGAACCTGGTGTTCACAGCACCGGCGGACAGCCAGACGCACTCGCTGGTGTTCACCGCCGCTAGTCCGATCAGCCCGATCAGCCCGATTGCGATGGAGGTCTCCCAGAGCGATTGC TTACAGCAGCAGGAGGAAATGTCCTCGTTCAACACGGACCTGCTGACCTCGGAGGCGGAGCTGGACACCGCGATGCTCCTCAGCCCTCAGTCGGCCCACCAAGCGTCGCCCGATCCCCAGCCGCCGCAGGAGGTCACGTCCTCGGACAACGCCAACTTAGACCTTAAG GAACTTGGACTAGACCTAGAGACCTTAGACACCATGGACTTCGGCCAGCTCGACTGCGACCTCGGCGTCAAGATGGAGGCGCCGCAGGAGCTGATGGACATCGGAGACATGCCCATGGACATGGACGATCCCGACTGGCTCGACTCTCTGATGCCCCAATCGCCTCCGGCCAGCTCCACGACGATGTCCAACCATCAGCCCGCCTCGTCCATGTGCCTCTCCTCCGGCACGGACATCTACGATCCGCTGCTGGCCAGCAGCCAGGACCCGTTCGATCTCTTCAACATGGAAGACACCGACTTCAAGATGTCTTCCGACCTGTCGCTGACCTGGGACAAAGTCGACTTCGCGACCTAG
- the LOC144472334 gene encoding uncharacterized protein LOC144472334 isoform X1, with amino-acid sequence MAEGNQSPPKAEVDDSPLQHAMDRNKESLKVKLMLRRPINQLVAQGIMPPLKTPPAFHEQRKQLERAKTGDLLKAKIQQRPGRDELVRQHILEDVGHVDPSLAERQRMLKKARLADQLNDQLSHRPGPLELIQKNILHTEEPIERAVKEGHIPFKATCEGQVTKPQHPDHYITFEDDSQSSEGASSPQLESRSDVLETAAASAGIVTVSLSIPTTGGAVVVSSTSPVFQQASNESTIQTFAELCNTVVSSQQQQQQQQQQQQQQQQQQHQQHQQHQQQHQQHQQQQQQVQHSQQHASTQASQTNGPSTTLLPLAPAPSPMSLGSTTSSLSPLSNISIASPPAPPPAAITPRPQPSPIAASTCQRSDAPGKDKNRKKSKTKSQPKTRTIKFHEYKGPPNAQKTSVSSTTSGLGSAPPGETSYELLLQQQQLFLQWQLEWQHKYPQIILPAAQKPLSLNSSGASDAGSISGSSANAPSPAPSNSSNNPSEQPPLRPLGKLEEMKVSDLKVELKRRNLPVSGSKPQLIERLKPFTELSSGNSTSSSNGPHVTHMGHILMDTPGPVTSDESSSHAKSPGSAIKDEPNSPRLDSPHGSEQDDPSSPPGDDIIKEQRKRIEELQRELYKSQQQLQQIRQTQPTTVHAEKLVLQQHIQNKMQQQQLALHLQHLQHLQQQQAQQQQQQQQQQQQHSQQQTQQQTQQQHAAFQQLNAKASLAAYLQAQPNNTAILDSSTLTAINNKKNQAKNSATVQIPTAIVLNLAKPAKLNGSLLGALVAQAQAQQQQQQTVVAEDGKPPPPQYDEAAKLLKVKIEPVQKNHIKSQVVDDVLEILIKNGELPPSAAQDPATPTTPNRQLQQNLVFTAPADSQTHSLVFTAASPISPISPIAMEVSQSDCVSSPVLAPTLPFPLYPATLGIQLPNALQQLQQQEEMSSFNTDLLTSEAELDTAMLLSPQSAHQASPDPQPPQEVTSSDNANLDLKELGLDLETLDTMDFGQLDCDLGVKMEAPQELMDIGDMPMDMDDPDWLDSLMPQSPPASSTTMSNHQPASSMCLSSGTDIYDPLLASSQDPFDLFNMEDTDFKMSSDLSLTWDKVDFAT; translated from the exons CGCTGAAGGTGAAGCTTATGCTGAGGCGACCAATCAACCAGCTGGTTGCGCAAGGCATCATGCCAC CTTTGAAGACACCGCCAGCGTTCCACGAGCAACGCAAGCAGCTGGAGCGGGCAAAGACCGGCGATCTGTTGAAGGCGAAGATCCAGCAGAGACCGGGCCGGGACGAGCTGGTCAGGCAGCACATCCTGGAGGATGTGGGTCACGTGGACCCGAGCCTCGCCGAGAGGCAGAGGATGCTGAAGAAGGCCAGGCTGGCAGATCAGCTGAACGACCAGCTCAGTCATCGGCCGGGACCGCTCGAGCTGATACAGAAGAATATTCTCCACACAGAGGAGCCGATAGAAAGGGCGGTCAAAG AGGGCCACATTCCCTTCAAGGCCACATGCGAGGGCCAGGTGACGAAGCCCCAGCACCCGGACCACTACATCACCTTCGAGGACGACTCGCAGAGCTCGGAGGGCGCGTCCTCGCCCCAGCTGGAGTCACGGTCGGACGTCTTGGAGACGGCGGCCGCATCCGCTGGGATCGTTACCGTTTCGCTTAGTATTCCGACGACCGGCGGCGCCGTGGTCGtctcgtcgacgtcgccggTTTTCCAACAGGCGTCGAACGAATCGACGATACAAACGTTCGCTGAGCTCTGCAACACTGTGGTCAGctcgcagcagcagcagcaacagcaacaacagcagcagcaacaacagcagcagcagcaacatcAACAACACCAACAACACCAGCAGCAACATCAGCAGCatcagcaacagcagcaacaggTTCAGCACAGTCAGCAGCATGCTTCGACGCAG GCGAGTCAGACGAACGGGCCGTCGACGACCCTCCTTCCACTGGCGCCGGCGCCCAGTCCGATGTCCTTGGGCTCGACGACGTCCAGCCTGAGTCCCCTTTCCAATATCTCGATAGCGTCGCCCCCGGCACCACCGCCGGCCGCCATCACCCCGAGACCGCAGCCGAGCCCGATCGCCGCGTCCACGTGTCAGAGGAGCGACGCGCCCGGCAAGGATAAGAACAGGAAGAAGTCGAAGACCAAGAGCCAGCCGAAGACGCGCACCATCAAGTTCCACGAGTACAAG GGCCCGCCAAACGCGCAGAAGACATCGGTGTCGTCGACGACTTCCGGCCTCGGCTCGGCGCCGCCCGGCGAGACCAGCTACGAGCTGCTGCTCCAGCAACAGCAGCTCTTCCTCCAATGGCAGCTCGAATGGCAGCACAAG TATCCACAGATCATCCTACCGGCAGCACAAAAGCCATTGTCCCTGAACAGCAGCGGCGCCAGCGACGCCGGAAGCATCAGCGGGAGCAGCGCGAACGCGCCCAGCCCAGCGCCCTCGAACTCGTCGAACAACCCCTCCGAGCAGCCGCCGCTGAGGCCTTTGGGGAAGCTGGAGGAGATGAAAG TAAGCGATCTCAAGGTGGAGCTGAAGCGTCGAAACTTGCCGGTGTCCGGCTCGAAGCCGCAGCTGATCGAGAGATTAAAGCCGTTCACGGAGCTGTCCAGCGGCAACTCGACGTCCAGCTCGAACGGGCCGCATGTGACGCACATGGGTCACATACTGATGGACACCCCGGGGCCGGTCACATCCGACGAGTCCAGCTCCCACGCCAAGAGCCCCGGCTCCGCCATTAAGGACGAGCCGAACAGCCCGCGGTTAGATTCACCGCATGGCAGCGAACAGGACGATCCGTCGAGCCCGCCAG GAGACGACATAATCAAGGAGCAAAGGAAGCGGATAGAGGAGCTCCAACGCGAGCTCTACAAGTCTCAGCAGCAACTCCAGCAGATCCGGCAGACACAGCCGACCACGGTCCACGCGGAGAAGCTGGTGCTCCAGCAGCACATACAGAACAAgatgcagcagcagcagcttgCCTTGCATCTGCAGCACTTGCAGCATCTGCAGCAGCAACAggcgcagcagcagcaacagcaacaacaacagcagcaacagcatAGTCAGCAGCAAACCCAGCAACAGACGCAGCAGCAACACGCCGCGTTCCAGCAGCTGAACGCGAAGGCCAGTCTCGCGGCGTACTTGCAGGCGCAGCCGAACAACACCGCCATTTTGGACTCCTCCACTTTGACCGCGATCAACAACAAGAAGAACCAAGCGAAGAACAGCGCAACCGTGCAGATCCCGACGGCGATCGTCCTGAACCTGGCGAAACCGGCGAAACTGAACGGCTCGCTGCTGGGTGCTTTGGTGGCGCAGGCGCAGGctcagcaacagcagcaacagacCGTTGTTGCTGAGGATGGGAAACCGCCGCCGCCACAGTACGACGAAGCTGCGAAACTGCTGAAG GTGAAGATCGAGCCGGTCCAGAAGAACCACATCAAGAGCCAGGTGGTGGACGACGTGCTGGAGATCCTGATAAAGAACGGCGAGCTACCGCCGAGCGCGGCGCAGGACCCGGCGACGCCGACGACGCCGAACAGGCAGCTGCAGCAGAACCTGGTGTTCACAGCACCGGCGGACAGCCAGACGCACTCGCTGGTGTTCACCGCCGCTAGTCCGATCAGCCCGATCAGCCCGATTGCGATGGAGGTCTCCCAGAGCGATTGCGTGAGTTCCCCGGTCCTGGCACCGACGCTACCGTTCCCGTTGTATCCGGCGACGCTCGGCATTCAACTGCCCAATGCATTGCAACAGTTACAGCAGCAGGAGGAAATGTCCTCGTTCAACACGGACCTGCTGACCTCGGAGGCGGAGCTGGACACCGCGATGCTCCTCAGCCCTCAGTCGGCCCACCAAGCGTCGCCCGATCCCCAGCCGCCGCAGGAGGTCACGTCCTCGGACAACGCCAACTTAGACCTTAAG GAACTTGGACTAGACCTAGAGACCTTAGACACCATGGACTTCGGCCAGCTCGACTGCGACCTCGGCGTCAAGATGGAGGCGCCGCAGGAGCTGATGGACATCGGAGACATGCCCATGGACATGGACGATCCCGACTGGCTCGACTCTCTGATGCCCCAATCGCCTCCGGCCAGCTCCACGACGATGTCCAACCATCAGCCCGCCTCGTCCATGTGCCTCTCCTCCGGCACGGACATCTACGATCCGCTGCTGGCCAGCAGCCAGGACCCGTTCGATCTCTTCAACATGGAAGACACCGACTTCAAGATGTCTTCCGACCTGTCGCTGACCTGGGACAAAGTCGACTTCGCGACCTAG